The Lycium ferocissimum isolate CSIRO_LF1 chromosome 8, AGI_CSIRO_Lferr_CH_V1, whole genome shotgun sequence DNA segment GTCCACTGGTCATGGCTATGTCGACAGTGACTTCtatgaacaaacaaataaatgaaaactTAATAAGAATTGAGTAGTTGAATTATTGTAATAAAAAAATTgcgtggattgcccttcaattcgctagtctttaattttgtccctcaattcgctagtctttaatttttggccctttttttcatttaatgaaaatttatgggctaaaatattcttttcgcACCAGAGATTTTGGGTTCGATCTTTAGTagagtaaaaaataataataatttcttaACTCGGCGAAGTTACATAGAACTTATACCTTATCCGATAAAGATTCGTGAAAATGAAGTTTCATAATTTCTATAGGCATTAGTTTTTACGTAGTTTCATACAAATTTTTATCCTGTATGGCATAGTTTCTATATGTAACTATATAGCGAATAGGTATAATTTCATATAAAtttatgccttgcgaaattattattttttgattgAGCAAAAATTTAAACCCAAAATCTCAAAAtattatttgtcatcattttaaGTGAAGGACGAAAATTAAGGACAAATTGCCcgattataatttattttttagctCAACTCAGCCCAAAATTAACCCACCTCTCATTTTGACCGCTCCGACCCAAATTCAGTCCAACCCACCCGTTCATTTTAcgccctatatatatatagttataagaATATTTTTTCTTACCACAAAACATATAAAAGCAGTATATTTTagctaaagaaatataatttggttagtacaagtgtacaacaacaacaacaacaacaaccatatacctaTCAGAGGTAGATCTAGaagttatataaaagcaaaattttcattccactcctttaatattttaacttccattttgatgaaattatttaattcaaatcaaatttggaacgagaatttgacattataacttatgtatcctaattttaaagttatttagttttaaataaataatctatacatagtttgcaacttcaaataataaatacataattttccAGATGAAAGTTGCATTTGCTATCCTCTCTTAATTAgtggattaggggttcgaactggatatggaaaaaaaatctttggacaAGCGCTCCCCCGAATAAGGCGCGATGCGGTGCGAATTAtacggattaattgggctcaaatgcggatatcgagcaccaaatcgagaaaatcaaaagaacgtgaaaaatgaggtaggaggttcgatagcttttgaaaaaagagactttaaaaaacaaaaataaaaaaattgacataaataaataagattaggacctaaaagtaattaattaaaaagttttaaaaaaaatttgaaaattattgtaaggactacaaaagtattgatattttgaaaaagactttaaaaacaaaaaataaaaaaattgattaaataaataaaattaggacataaaagtaattaatgaaaaagtttttaaaaatttgagaaattaatGTAAATTTACAAAAGTCCCTCACATTCCCAACTTATGTACATCCTAATTTTATTCAAGTtatagttctaaataaataatctattcatagttaatgaacttttaagacaaatacataatttaagaTTATTTGAGCTCTCTTAATTTTGAttggggttcgaacatggatatggaaaaaaaattttggaggaaacgcTCCCTAATAAGCGCGATATAAATTATCTGGATTAATAAAGTTTTCGATATAGACCAATCAgtaaaaatcaaagaacgtgaaaaatttAGGTAGGCTTTGAGCAAAAATACacatttcaaaacaaaaaacaaaaaaattgacataaataaataagattaggacacTAAAAGTAAtcaattaaaaagttttaaaaaaaattgaaaaattattgtaaggactacaaaataTCACCGATAAACTTTTACGTATAATAGgttattttaaaaacaaaaaataaaaaaaattatttaaataaataaaattaggacataaaagtaattaatgaaaaagtttttaaaaatttgggaaattaatgtgaggactacaaaagtcctcacattccctttatatataatagtatatatatatatatctggaTTTCTCTCTTCTTAATTTTCCATTTCTAGAGACTCTCTACATCGTCCTCgtaatctttctttttctttatcacAACGCAAAATCTGCCCAAACAGGCCCTTATCGAAAAATCTCTCCTCTCTGATAATCTTCGTTCACCGGTTATTGCTATGTCGACGGTAAGTTCTTCGACGCAATACAGTAATTACTCTCACAACGGAACCTACTTTCCGACGCCGTTTCATCTCCAACAGTCCTACATTAGCCCTTCTCCTTCGCCAGTGGCTAATCCCGTTTATAATGCTACAACAGCTATTCCAGGCGTTTACTCTTTGCCTCAGTATCAACAAGTaagtattgtattgtattgtatttgtATTATACTTGTATCGTTTTGGTGAATACCACGTTGAATACATTACTATCACTCTCTACCGATTTACGTGACATTTTTTTGCTTCGCGAGATTCAAACTTGCATTGTTTCACCAGATTGACAACTTTGATCatattttaagatatattttttctatcaaattgatatgagaattgcgatttatagtatttttttgtggagttttcaaatatgtactGATATAGTTTGGTTAGGCATGGactttaagaaagtaaagaaagaCTTCTGAAACTTGTGGTCTGTAACAAATCAGAGATATTtgtgtggatacaaatcattttattaagggtAATTATTAAGGGTaattattaagggtaaaagggaaagtttttagttgttttttttttctttctaaatatagaaatgtatcaagAAATGTATCAAGACTAAAAAGGTAAGTGTTCATATCGAGGgagtaaattttaattttaaaatattgagttgatctaatccaatttagcttctaagtttagtcaaattgactctcaaaAAGCAAATTGGGCAGAGGGAGTAATTATTATGATATTTCGGCTGTAAAATTTGATTTTGATGAACCGACTTGGATTGAGATAGAGAGGAGAAAAACAGAGCTAATTTTTCAGATGCATGTTTAACTCATTAGTGGCTCGTATGTAACTACCTTAAATGTTATTTCTTCTGTAACtgattttatgtatgaaataaacttgatTGGTACGTTTGTAGATCATTTGTGtacacatgaatatatatacatatatatatataggatatgCATGCATGCCTTTTGTGCATGTCATACCTAATATGTTTACACAAATTGCATGCTTCTTAGTTACCGTTAGCAAGCTAacgaaaaagagaaaaagaagatctTCATTGAAGTATTTGAAGTAGAGCCTTTGTACATCTTTATCGATGTTGCTTTTTAGCGTTAAAGATGTTGTTTTTAGCTTGAATTTTGTTCCTCTTGTGATAAAAGAAGATTTAGTTGATAATGTTTCTAACGTGCCTAATTATCGTGGACAGGCGCAGCAATTATTTCAAAAAGTTGCACAGACAATCACGCCCGAGGCAATTCAGAATGTGAAAGCTGCGCTTGCACGCAGTGAGATTGAGCAAAAAGCTGAGGCCAAAAAGAAAGCTGTGCCTCGAAAGGCAGCAGGACAGACTTGGGAAGATCCTACTCTTGCAGACTGGCCAGAGAGTAAGTCGCTTGCTCCATTTAATTATTTCTTCCAATTTGGTTTGGCGTCAAATGTTTGAATTCAGTTTTTACCCATTAAAAAAAGTTTGAGTTTGTTTAGTTTATTCTCTTGGTGCTCGTGGTTGTTCCGATTTGGTCTCCTCGCAGTCAAGAGTCCTGGCAGTGCTTATAAGAGTGTCAACGCTGTGATGGTCTGGATAACCGCGAAGCTGTAGAAAGTAATTATGAATGCTGAAGTAATCACCGGCTATGCCATGCAGGGTCTGGAATTTAGGAAGCAGTTATTAAAGGTGAATATGTCACCTGTGCAATCACTTAAGGAGATAAAAATAAGTCTAATTTCATAGTATGATCCAACTTTCCGTGAAATCTAGATAGATTTTGAGGTTATCAGCAACAGAATTTAGATTAAAGTGAGCATGATcaatagtgatagtttaggcaACTTGAAAgaattgaggattgaaaaatattttaccaCATATAGCAGTTGTTAAAAAAGTGGGCAGGCAATGATCAGGGGTGCTGTTAAAACCAAGTAAGTGAGGTCCTTAAATAGAGCTGACATGACACTGTATCCTTCCCCTACTCCCCATCCTAAAGAGGTAAAAGCTTTCATATTGCTTCATGTGCTCGGCTTTGGGGGTGTCTGTGTGTgtggtgggggaggggggttATCATCTTCATGAAGTAAACATTCCGTATCGAGTCTTCGCCTCGGTGGTGGATGGAGGAAGCTTTTCTTTCGAGCCAATGCATCGGTCTAAGTAACACCTGTCATGCCTATGACCTTTATATGTTCTGTTTCCCCTTTTCCGTTTTGGTAGGGGCAGTGGCACCTGGAGGCTGGAGCCAGTTTGAAGCAAAAATTGTCTATACTATAATGAATGCCTAACTGCCAAAGGCACAACGTGGAAGGTAGAAGAATAAATGTGTGCTGAATTAATTGTGCTTGAAAAGTTCTGGGTGGAGTCGTCCTTCTGAataaacaccccccccccccccccccaccccaaaaaaaaaaaacccaacacACCCCGGTCCACTCTTTTTGTGTGGAGGCAGCTGATTGCGAGATGAACGAGCTAGCTAATACTCCTAGATACATGTTTGAATATTATCCTTTCATGACTTATCAAAAAAAACTATGCTTCAGTGATCCATTTTCAGAGACTATTTTCCTGTTAATTTTTATGTCTGACTTCCCGTATAAGTCTTTTCGCTCTTCttcttgttttgatttttatgtCTGACTTCCCGTATAACTCTTTTCGCTCTTCTTCTTGTTGTGTTACTTGACTATTGGCTTTTGCTGTAAGATGGATGTCAATTCTATTACATTTGACTGACCAAGTTGACTATTTTTCATGCAGATGATTTTCGTATATTTTGTGGTAACCTTGGGAATGAGGTGAATGATGATGTTTTGTCGAAAGCATTTTCAAGATTTCCTTCCTTTAACATGGCCAGGGTAAGGTCTTTTAGAATCAATTCAAGTTTCCGAACAGTGATACTTTTGATTGGTATACTTAGACTTGTGTTCTTTCTTAAAATGGGGAGGTCTTTGTGTCTAGACTTCTTCTTTGCTTTCTCTTATAGATTTTATATTTCCATACGTTCGACATTCTTGAATTTGGGGAGagccagtggcggagccactcTTTTAATTGATACCCCTTCATGGAAATTTACTCTGCATAGATagataaaaatatacttatatatttatacactATATGTTGACTCCCACTTGTCTTTTCGGTATGTTTTTCTCCCACTTGTCTTTTTGGTATGTTTtccattttatatttttggagaaatttgatttattagaaaaaataaaaaaagaagaattgcAGAATGGTGTCGCTATGTGGGAAAAGGCCATTGTTGGGCTCTTAGATGGAACCAAAtatgtttttctctttttctgttTGTTGTGTAGATTGCATGTGTTACACAGTTGTCGTGCGCGTTCATATTTGCACTAAACTGAAGAATATTGCTAAGTACATCAATCTTGAACCGTTAATAAGGTATCTTGAAATAGTGTCAGCTTTTGAATGTTTAAAATGGTGAGTTATCTAGGTTGGTGAGCATCCAAAGGAGGAGGTTGTATTGATGGTGATCTATGTCCCAAAGACTCGTGTATAATTATCAGATTCAAGTATGGATATGTGGTATGTTCAACTTAAAGTTCGTGTAACATATAAAGGGTTTTTAATGATGTAACGATGACAGGTTGTGAGAGAAAAGCGGACTGGCAAGACCAAGGGATTTGGATTTGTAAGCTTTTCAAATCCTTCAGACCTTGCCGTGGCACTTAAAGAAATGAATGGTAAGTGGTATTTCCATATGTGTAAGGCATAAGCCTCTTACTCCGCTTCTGCTACGGTAGTATAACCAACATCTTAAATGGCATACCTTGATACAGGGTATGGTTAGATATCTTTTGAAGATCACCGAACTAGAATGGTATGTGATGATAACCCTCAATTGCATCTGGGATTTTCTTTGTTAAGATGCTTGATGATGCCTTATACGGGTCTCTTTCGACCCCTTGTTTGATGTCATAAGGTTGAAAGATTTACCCCGATGGCAGTGTGTTATCGGCAGACCCCTCTGGATGACCCAGCACCACAACAACTAGGAGTGTGTTGTTGACGTTAAATTAGGTAAAGGAAAATAAGGGGAACTTTAGTTAAAGAGTTTTGAGCACTGTGGTTCTCTTAGGCCTCTTTGCAAAATGGAGGCGTTTGTTGATGTTTTAATCATTAACGGGCAGCATATTTTCTACCAAACTTTCATGGCTCGGATCCTTAAGTGACAGGGTACATTATTCTGATTTCAGGGAAATATGTTGGAAACAGGCCAGTTCAACTTCGGAAGAGTAAATGGAAAGACAGGATTGACTATGAAGCTTTGGTGAAACAGAAGGTGAGCGTTCTTTTTCACTGATCAGCTTATATATGATTTGTGTTATAAAAATTGGCATTCACTGACCAGTTCTCTTATTGAATGTTGTGGCAGAATGAGTCTTTGAAGAAAGCTAAGTCGCCAAAGAAGAGTGTATTGCACAAGTGAGCGCCAAATTTGTAGAGTATAGCTTAATAGTAGGATATTTTAGATGTATCTTGGTGGGCATAAGAGTAGTGAGACATTGCAGTTATTGCATACAGATGTACCATTTCATCCTACACAATCTTTAGTGCTTTATGGTTCGCCAATGACTCTTTTTTCTGCGCGTTTTATGGCGAACCTCTTGGCAATTGTGGAATGGGAAGCTTTAATTGTTCATTCACCTTGTGAGATATTTGCAGTGTAATGCTTTATTGCAAATTTACGGTGTTCAGTGCAGTCCGATTAAATGAGTCCACCATGGTCGTTACTTGGCCTCATAAAGTGCAAGCCCTGAATTATGCATGTCAAGTTTTTATCGATCAACCTGTGGAGAATTAAAAGATAAAACCAAAAATGCTTGACATACTCACAGCAAGTTGATAAAAATGCTCTAAAAAGACTGGTGATTGAACGATACAAACTAGTACCATATCGAAACTGCAAATTTTGACTTTACCTTCGGATTAAGAATTGAACCGCTCAACTAATGTAATGAGACCTGAGCTTAAGTAATTTGGGATATGTTTTAGTGTATTCATGAGAATTGTACCATAAGTAGGTCTACGTCAAAAGTTGAAGGGAAAGTTATGCAAGCTAAGTTTTAACTTCAAGAGTGTATCTATCTGTGTATGTGGAATCTCGGAATTTAGTTTCCATCGCCACAAAACATTTGTCGATACGATGTTGGAGTAAAAGTATGCACGATTTATCACGGCAGAATTTGTACGATGTTGGAGTAAaagttatgcatgatttatcaCGGAACTGCGCTGCTGCTGAAAGGCAAAATTTGGATACAACACCAATTAGCTTCACTTTTGTGTTTCACCTATGGCTATGTGAGAATATAAGCAAGTTGAGGGCCGGTAAAAATGTAGCTGGCACTGAAGAAGTTAAGTAGTGTGTTTCTATTGCTTCGCTAACGGAGGAAGTAACCAGTGTCCCGGAAAAAGAAAAGCTCAGAAAACTACCATGGAGATGGGTTCAAAACGACAAGCGGAAAGTAATCAtccaaaaattaagaaaaacgGAACATATGAAATCTAGTAGTGTAacaattaaattgaattgaagtaACAGATAATCAGCATCTAATTTACAGTAATGTCTGGTTTATTCATGAAGCACACCCTTTACATAATCGTGTGGCTGTATTCATTGCGATGACATCTTCCTTGGCGCTGCCTTTTTTTGCTTTACACAACGAAGCAATGACTCTTTATAACATTAGAGGAAACACAGTAAAATTTTAACAGCAACTCGTCGACCACATAATCAAGACGTTTGCTTATGTTAGATGCGCAGCCACTCCAGCAAGGGGTATATATCCTTAGATAAGTTACAGAGGTGATGCAGAAGTACCCTCATttgaaagaagtgaaaaagTCGATAGTGTCCTTGAGCGCCTCGATGAATTGGTCAACATCGTCTTTAGTGTTGTAGAAATGAAGGCTAGCACGTGCGCTTGAACTGATCCCTAAATGGCGATGGAGGGGCTGAGCACAATGGTGACCTGATCTAATAGCCACACCATGCTGCAGAAAACATTGCTATTTAGAAATACTTCATTTACATGACATCATAACTTATAGTACGTATACCCAGGTGCATAGACATGCATTTGTTTTTCAGATCCTGCCCTCATTTTCGACAGAGTACAATCGTAGCTATGCAAGAGCCAGGATGAAGTTTTATTTCCCATACCTGTTGGTCGAGGAAAGTCGCGATATCCGTTGGGTGAACATCTTTAACATTGAAAGAACAAAGAGCTGCTCGCTTAACAGTTTGTGAAGGTGCAGGGCCGTAAATACGAACATCAGATACTGAAGAGAGGCAATCGTACAGGTAATTACCCAGCTCCATCTGAGAAGGGATAT contains these protein-coding regions:
- the LOC132068146 gene encoding uncharacterized protein LOC132068146 yields the protein MSTVSSSTQYSNYSHNGTYFPTPFHLQQSYISPSPSPVANPVYNATTAIPGVYSLPQYQQAQQLFQKVAQTITPEAIQNVKAALARSEIEQKAEAKKKAVPRKAAGQTWEDPTLADWPENDFRIFCGNLGNEVNDDVLSKAFSRFPSFNMARVVREKRTGKTKGFGFVSFSNPSDLAVALKEMNGKYVGNRPVQLRKSKWKDRIDYEALVKQKNESLKKAKSPKKSVLHK